One Mycolicibacterium rufum genomic window, CCGAGGCGGTGCTGTGGTTCATCCGACGCTGGCTGGTCGCCCGCGCGACGATGGGTGTCGAGGCCGACATCCGCAAGGACCTCTATGCGCGGCTGCAGATCCTGCCGATGTCGTTTCACGGCCGCTGGCAGTCGGGCCAGCTGTTGTCGCGAATCATGAACGACCTCAGCACCATTCGACGCTTCATGTCTTTCGGCCTGACATTCCTGATCCTCAACGTCCTGCAGATCACCGTCGTCACCGCGATCCTGCTGGCGATGTACTGGCCGCTGGGTGTGGTGGTGCTCGTGTCGATCATTCCGATCACGCTCACCGTGCTGCACTTCCAGCAGGAGTACACCCGGCTGTCGCGGCAGGCGCAGGACCAGGCCGGCCACGTCGCGACCCACGTCGAGGAGGCCGCGCTCGGGCTGCGCGTGGTGAAGTCGTTCGGTCGCGAGGACTACGTCTACGACCGCTTCGACGAACAACTCACCGACCTCTACGAGACCCAGGTGAACAGGGTCACGGTGTCGGCCAAGTTCTGGACCCTACTGGAGATCATCCCGAACCTGACGCTGATCCTGGTGCTCGGCTTCGGCGCCTACGCCGCCGGGCACGGGTACGTGACGATGGGGACGCTGGTCGCGTTCATCACGATGATGCTGTCGCTGGTCTGGCCGATCGCGTCGCTGGGCTTCCTGCTCTCGATGACCCAGGAGTCGTTCACCGCCGCCAACCGCATCGCCGAGATCTTCGACGCGCCACGCGACATCACCGACGGTCCGCGCGAGCAGAGTCCGCGCGGTGGCCGCCTCGAACTCGTCGACGTCGGCTTCCGGTTCCCGGACTCCGACGAGTGGGCACTGCGTCATGTCAGCGTGACCGTCGAGCCGGGGGAGACCCTGGCGCTGGTCGGCGCGACCGGATCGGGCAAGTCGGTGCTGGTGGGCCTGCTGTCACGGTTGTACGACGTGACCGAGGGCGAGATCCGCATCGACGCGCAGGACATTCGGGAGTTGAGCCTCGACGCGCTGCGCCAGGCGGTGGCCACGGCCTTCGAAGACCCCACGTTGTTTTCGATGTCGGTGGCGGAGAATCTGCGCCTCGGCAAACCGGACGCGT contains:
- a CDS encoding ABC transporter ATP-binding protein yields the protein MADFGDNALRAAPAIAPPPRRVRPSSDLWRMLPYLLPYRGRWILMFTVAFASLAATVAIPLMTKAVIDGPVRHQDQQGLWTLGAAAMGVGIAEAVLWFIRRWLVARATMGVEADIRKDLYARLQILPMSFHGRWQSGQLLSRIMNDLSTIRRFMSFGLTFLILNVLQITVVTAILLAMYWPLGVVVLVSIIPITLTVLHFQQEYTRLSRQAQDQAGHVATHVEEAALGLRVVKSFGREDYVYDRFDEQLTDLYETQVNRVTVSAKFWTLLEIIPNLTLILVLGFGAYAAGHGYVTMGTLVAFITMMLSLVWPIASLGFLLSMTQESFTAANRIAEIFDAPRDITDGPREQSPRGGRLELVDVGFRFPDSDEWALRHVSVTVEPGETLALVGATGSGKSVLVGLLSRLYDVTEGEIRIDAQDIRELSLDALRQAVATAFEDPTLFSMSVAENLRLGKPDASEEELRQAVEVAAAQFVYDLPYGLDTRIGEQGMSLSGGQRQRLSLARAILAGPRILVLDDTLSALDVHTEAVVEEALRRVLHAVTGVVVAHRASTVLLADRVALLQHGTITHVGTHAELLAGVPEYRYLLAADDELDDGCERETDWAGESLPLPDDEDRRPTLEREILERRP